One window of the Spea bombifrons isolate aSpeBom1 chromosome 8, aSpeBom1.2.pri, whole genome shotgun sequence genome contains the following:
- the LOC128503210 gene encoding class I histocompatibility antigen, F10 alpha chain-like: MYGSNGWTVTPSNRYLTLSVISVAPEVKVSAQTSEGATKLHCQVYGFYPREVDVNWKRNEIDIPSDEAKQVLPNTDGTYQIRVTVEVTPKEGDSYSCHVDHGSLAEPRIVMWDPRKDGSGSTVYIVIGVVAGIAVAAAVGFILWRRGRRPVYAPTGMSEGSPAASTT; this comes from the exons ATGTATGGGTCAAACGGATGGACTGTCACACCAAGTAACcgttatttaaccctttctgtgatCTCAGTTGCCCCGGAGGTGAAGGTTTCAGCCCAGACTTCAGAGGGGGCCACAAAGCTTCACTGCCAGGTGTACGGGTTTTACCCCCGCGAGGTGGACGTGAATTGGAAGAGGAACGAGATAGATATTCCCTCGGATGAGGCCAAACAGGTTCTCCCCAATACCGACGGCACTTACCAGATCAGGGTCACCGTGGAAGTGACCCCAAAAGAGGGGGACAGTTACTCCTGCCACGTGGACCACGGCAGCCTGGCAGAGCCACGCATTGTGATGTGGG ATCCGAGGAAGGACGGAAGCGGCAGCACCGTGTACATCGTCATTGGAGTCGTTGCAGGGATCGCTGTCGCTGCTGCTGTTGGGTTTATATTATGGAGGAGAG GCAGACGTCCCGTTTACGCCCCGACTGGCA tgtcAGAAGGGTCTCCAGCCGCATCCACGACGTAA